In Pseudomonas flavescens, the sequence CAGCAGCAGCGCTTCAGCGCGCAAACCACATCGGGAGGCCTGGTGATCAACGATGTCATGACCCACGTCTCGGTGGACAGCTTGCCATTCGGTGGCGTAGGCGCCTCGGGCATGGGCGCTTACCACGGTGTACACGGCTTCCGCCGCTTCACCCACGCCAAGCCCGTGGTGGTGCAGAGCCAGGACGGCGCCTCCAACCTGCGACTGCGTGCGCCGTATGCGGCCAAGGCCCAGGCACTCGACGCTTTTTTGAACGACTAACTCAACCTCCCACCGCTATCAGAAGGTATTCGAAATGAAAGTATTGATGGTGCTGACTTCCCACGATCAGCTCGGCAACACCGGCGAGAAAACCGGCTTCTGGCTCGAAGAGTTCGCGGCCCCGTACTACGTGTTCAAGGATGCCGGCGCCGAGGTGGTGCTCGCTTCACCGGCCGGTGGCCAGCCACCGCTGGACCCGAAAAGCGACCTGCCGGATTTCCAGACCGAGCACACTCACCGCTTCAAGGCCGACCCGGCCGCACAGAAAGCCCTGGCCAATACCGTCAAGCTGGACACCATCCGGGATGCTGACTTCGACACCGTGTTCTACCCAGGCGGCCACGGCCCGCTGTGGGACCTGGCCGAGTCGAAGCTGTCCATCAGCCTGATCGAGGCCTTCGAGCGCGCCGGCAAGCCCATCGGTTTCGTCTGCCACGCCCCAGGTGTGCTGCGTCACGTCAAAGCCGCCGATGGCTCGCCGCTGATCAAGGGCCGCCGCGTCACCGGCTTCACCAACGGTGAAGAGGCTGCAGTGGAGCTGACCGACGTGGTGCCGTTCCTGATCGAAGACGAATTCCAGAAGCTCGGCGGCCTCTACGAAAAAGGCCCGGACTGGGCGCCCTTCGTGATCGAAGACGGCAAGCTGATCACTGGCCAGAACCCTGCCAGTTCGGAAGACGTCGCCAAGGCGCTGCTCGCGCAACTCAAGTAACCGCTGAACGAGGCTGAATCGCCCGTGCAGATGCTGCGCGGGCGATTCAGCCTTTTCCTGTCAGCTCGACGATCGACAAGGACATCCAATGATCACGCTTCACCACCTCAACGCCTCTCGCTCGCTGCGTATCCTCTGGCTACTGGAAGAAATAGGTGAGCCTTACAAGCTGGTTCGCTATCAGCGAAACCCCACCACCCATCTCGCCCCGGACGCGCTCAAGCAGATCCACCCGCTGGGCAAATCCCCGGTCATCGAACTCGATGGGCAACTGCTGAGCGAATCAGGCGCGATCGTCGAATACCTGATCCGTCGCTTCGCGCCACGGCTGGAGCCGGATTTCAGCTCCCCGGCTTATCTGCACTACCTGCAGTGGCTGCACTTCTCCGAAAGCTCGGCGATGGTGCCGGTACTGCTGAAGATCTTCACCCGCTTCGAGCAGGACGCCGGCACCACCTTGGCGTTCCTCGGCGGCTACACCCAGACCGAGCTCGACAAGGTGCTGGGCTACCTGGATGAGTTTCTCGCCGACAGGCATTTCGTGCTCGGCGAGACGCTGTCCGGTGCCGACTTCATGCTGGCCTTCGTGGCGATCACCGTGGTCGAACAGCTGGCCCTGGGCGAGCGATATCCCCACCTTGCCGCCTACCTGCAGCGCCTGACCGCACTGCCAAGCTGGCAGCGAGCAGTTGCACTGGAAAGCCAGCAGGGCTGAAGCGTCATTCGCCAACGCCGCTGGCGGCTACTTCCGGGTGAGCATGTGGCTGCCAGCCGCC encodes:
- a CDS encoding type 1 glutamine amidotransferase domain-containing protein translates to MKVLMVLTSHDQLGNTGEKTGFWLEEFAAPYYVFKDAGAEVVLASPAGGQPPLDPKSDLPDFQTEHTHRFKADPAAQKALANTVKLDTIRDADFDTVFYPGGHGPLWDLAESKLSISLIEAFERAGKPIGFVCHAPGVLRHVKAADGSPLIKGRRVTGFTNGEEAAVELTDVVPFLIEDEFQKLGGLYEKGPDWAPFVIEDGKLITGQNPASSEDVAKALLAQLK
- a CDS encoding glutathione S-transferase family protein; translation: MITLHHLNASRSLRILWLLEEIGEPYKLVRYQRNPTTHLAPDALKQIHPLGKSPVIELDGQLLSESGAIVEYLIRRFAPRLEPDFSSPAYLHYLQWLHFSESSAMVPVLLKIFTRFEQDAGTTLAFLGGYTQTELDKVLGYLDEFLADRHFVLGETLSGADFMLAFVAITVVEQLALGERYPHLAAYLQRLTALPSWQRAVALESQQG